From one Formosa sediminum genomic stretch:
- the murD gene encoding UDP-N-acetylmuramoyl-L-alanine--D-glutamate ligase: MKRLVILGGGESGVGTALLGKEKGFDVFVSDKGKIKDKYKNVLIHHEIAWEELQHTEAKILNADVVMKSPGIPDKVPLVKQLIENGVSVISEIEFAAQFTTATIVGITGSNGKTTTASLTYHILNQELDVGLAGNIGDSFAKQVLEYNFKNYVLEISSFQLDGVQDFKPHIAVITNITPDHLDRYNYNFDAYIASKFRIAMNQTKEDYLIYDADDPVLVDWLERHPVQSQLLPFSLVKPVENGAYLEKENIKITIDNNQIIMSARDLALEGKHNVKNAMAASTVAHLLKIRKQTIRESLENFQGVEHRLEHVLKINKVQYINDSKATNVNATYYALESMSAPTVWIVGGEDKGNSYEELYSFVNTKVKAIICLGVNNEKLLQNFGNMVDVIVETQYMSEAVKIAYKIAEAGDNVLLSPACASFDLFENYEDRGRQFKEAVRNL; encoded by the coding sequence ATGAAGCGGTTGGTTATTCTTGGTGGAGGAGAAAGTGGTGTGGGCACAGCGCTTTTAGGAAAAGAAAAAGGGTTTGATGTGTTTGTTTCTGATAAAGGAAAAATAAAAGACAAATATAAAAACGTTCTTATACATCATGAGATTGCTTGGGAAGAATTACAGCATACGGAAGCTAAAATTCTAAATGCAGATGTGGTTATGAAAAGCCCAGGTATTCCAGACAAAGTGCCGTTGGTAAAGCAGTTAATTGAAAATGGCGTTTCTGTAATTTCTGAAATAGAATTCGCAGCGCAATTTACAACAGCAACCATAGTTGGAATTACTGGAAGTAATGGAAAAACAACAACTGCTAGTTTAACCTACCACATCCTTAATCAGGAGTTAGATGTTGGTTTGGCAGGTAATATAGGGGATAGTTTTGCGAAACAAGTTTTAGAATACAATTTTAAAAACTATGTGCTTGAGATTAGTAGTTTTCAATTAGATGGCGTACAGGATTTTAAACCACATATTGCAGTAATAACCAATATTACACCAGATCATTTAGATCGGTATAATTATAATTTTGATGCATATATCGCTTCAAAATTTAGAATTGCAATGAATCAAACAAAAGAAGATTACTTGATTTATGATGCAGATGACCCCGTATTAGTAGATTGGCTTGAAAGGCATCCAGTACAATCTCAATTATTGCCATTTTCACTAGTAAAACCTGTAGAAAATGGTGCGTATTTAGAAAAAGAAAATATTAAAATAACAATAGATAATAACCAGATAATTATGTCAGCAAGAGACCTAGCATTAGAAGGTAAGCATAATGTTAAAAATGCAATGGCTGCATCAACAGTGGCGCACTTATTAAAAATAAGAAAGCAAACTATTCGTGAGAGTTTAGAGAATTTTCAAGGCGTAGAGCACCGTTTAGAGCATGTTTTAAAAATTAACAAGGTCCAATATATAAACGATTCAAAAGCAACAAATGTAAATGCTACATATTATGCTTTAGAAAGCATGTCAGCACCTACAGTTTGGATTGTTGGCGGTGAGGATAAGGGGAATAGTTATGAAGAATTATATTCATTTGTAAATACTAAAGTTAAAGCAATTATTTGCTTAGGTGTAAATAACGAAAAGTTGTTGCAAAACTTTGGTAACATGGTTGATGTAATTGTTGAAACACAATACATGAGCGAAGCAGTGAAAATTGCTTATAAAATAGCAGAAGCAGGTGATAATGTATTGTTGTCTCCAGCATGTGCTAGTTTTGATTTGTTTGAAAATTACGAAGATAGAGGAAGACAATTTAAAGAAGCTGTAAGAAATTTATAA
- a CDS encoding FtsW/RodA/SpoVE family cell cycle protein: MQEFLKKLKGDRSIWAIAALLALFSFLPVYSAASNLAYMRGNGSTFAFFLKHFVHLGVGFFIMYAVHLMPYRYLRGLSMVFIPVALVLLGVTMFQGTTIEGANASRWIQIPIVGMSFQTSTFASVILMVYVARYMSKMVDKPITLKESILPLWMPVFLVLILILPANFSTAALIFLTVLILVFLGGYPIKYLGLILGLGVLSLTLFILVAKAFPDAMPNRVDTWMSRIENFSNGEDTEEDYQIEKAKIAIASGGIQGVGPGKSVQKNFLPQSSSDFIYAIIIEEYGLIGGVILMVVYLWFLFRVIIVSHHAKTIFGTLVVLGVGLPIVIQALINMAVAVELFPVTGQTLPLISSGGTSIWMTCLAIGIILSVSARSQTSAKEEEIGEENPLEILSEAI; this comes from the coding sequence ATGCAAGAGTTTTTAAAAAAATTAAAAGGAGATCGTTCCATTTGGGCCATTGCTGCATTGTTAGCATTGTTCTCATTTTTACCGGTATATAGCGCGGCAAGTAATTTGGCGTATATGCGTGGTAACGGTAGTACTTTTGCTTTTTTCTTAAAACATTTTGTGCATTTAGGGGTGGGGTTTTTTATTATGTATGCTGTACATCTTATGCCTTATCGTTATTTAAGAGGGTTATCAATGGTTTTTATACCTGTGGCTTTGGTGTTATTAGGTGTAACGATGTTTCAGGGTACAACAATTGAAGGAGCAAATGCTAGCCGATGGATTCAAATTCCTATTGTAGGAATGTCGTTTCAAACATCAACTTTTGCTTCAGTAATATTAATGGTTTACGTAGCGCGTTATATGTCTAAAATGGTAGATAAACCTATTACATTAAAAGAGTCAATTTTACCACTTTGGATGCCTGTTTTTTTAGTGCTTATATTAATTTTGCCAGCCAATTTTTCAACAGCAGCATTAATTTTTTTAACGGTGTTAATTTTAGTGTTTTTAGGAGGATATCCTATTAAATATTTAGGTTTAATATTGGGCTTAGGCGTGTTGTCTTTAACATTATTTATTTTGGTAGCAAAAGCTTTTCCCGATGCTATGCCTAACCGTGTAGATACTTGGATGAGTCGTATAGAAAACTTCTCGAATGGAGAAGATACCGAAGAGGATTACCAGATAGAAAAAGCAAAGATTGCTATAGCATCTGGAGGTATTCAGGGTGTGGGACCAGGAAAAAGTGTTCAGAAAAACTTTTTACCACAATCATCTTCAGATTTTATTTATGCTATAATTATTGAAGAATACGGTTTAATAGGTGGGGTGATTTTAATGGTAGTGTATTTGTGGTTTTTGTTTAGAGTCATTATTGTTTCGCATCATGCGAAAACCATTTTTGGTACACTCGTGGTGCTTGGTGTTGGTTTACCTATAGTGATTCAGGCTTTAATAAATATGGCCGTTGCCGTAGAGTTGTTTCCTGTAACCGGACAAACATTGCCATTAATTAGTAGTGGAGGAACATCAATTTGGATGACTTGTTTGGCGATAGGAATTATTTTGAGTGTAAGTGCTAGAAGTCAAACTTCAGCAAAAGAAGAAGAAATAGGTGAAGAAAATCCGTTAGAAATTTTATCGGAAGCAATATAA
- the murG gene encoding undecaprenyldiphospho-muramoylpentapeptide beta-N-acetylglucosaminyltransferase yields the protein MSKTYRIILSGGGTGGHIYPAIAIANELKQRHPDAKFLFVGAKDRMEMEKVPHAGYDIKGLWISGIQRELTLKNLMFPFKLISSLFVSRNIIKKFKPDVVIGTGGFASGPLLYVAAGKQIPSLIQEQNSFPGVTNKLLSKKVQKICVAYDGLERFFPEHKIIKTGNPVRQGLLDIQSKRAEALAFFKLVPEKKTLLILGGSLGAKRINELIEKEIDYLQTRNVQIIWQCGKLYYEAYKINGNTKHVQVHAYLNNMDFAYAAADVIISRAGASSVSELCIVGKPVIFIPSPNVAEDHQTKNAMSIVKEQAAILIKESDLDVDFENKFSQLIESKEKQNALSENIKKLALVNATKDIANEVEKLLNI from the coding sequence ATGAGTAAAACGTATCGTATCATATTATCAGGAGGAGGCACCGGCGGACATATTTATCCAGCGATTGCCATTGCCAACGAATTAAAACAGCGTCACCCAGATGCTAAGTTTCTTTTTGTAGGTGCAAAAGATAGAATGGAGATGGAAAAAGTGCCACATGCGGGTTACGATATAAAAGGTTTGTGGATTTCAGGTATTCAGCGAGAGCTGACTTTAAAAAATTTAATGTTTCCCTTTAAGTTAATTAGCAGCTTATTTGTGTCACGTAACATTATTAAAAAATTTAAACCCGATGTGGTAATTGGTACTGGTGGTTTTGCTAGTGGTCCATTATTATATGTAGCAGCTGGAAAACAAATTCCGAGTTTAATACAAGAACAAAATTCGTTTCCAGGTGTAACAAATAAGTTGTTATCTAAAAAAGTTCAGAAAATATGTGTAGCCTACGATGGTTTAGAACGATTTTTTCCTGAACATAAGATTATTAAAACAGGAAACCCAGTACGTCAAGGGTTGTTAGATATACAGTCTAAAAGAGCAGAAGCATTGGCGTTTTTTAAACTTGTGCCAGAAAAAAAGACCTTATTGATTTTAGGCGGTAGTTTAGGGGCTAAGCGAATAAATGAATTAATAGAAAAAGAAATTGATTACTTACAAACCCGCAATGTGCAAATTATTTGGCAATGTGGTAAGTTGTATTACGAAGCTTATAAAATTAATGGAAATACAAAACATGTTCAGGTGCATGCGTATTTAAATAATATGGATTTTGCTTATGCTGCTGCAGATGTTATAATATCTAGAGCAGGTGCAAGTTCGGTTTCAGAATTATGTATAGTGGGTAAGCCGGTTATATTTATTCCGTCACCAAATGTAGCAGAAGATCATCAAACTAAAAATGCCATGTCTATTGTTAAAGAACAAGCTGCTATTTTAATTAAAGAAAGTGATTTAGATGTCGATTTTGAAAATAAATTTTCTCAATTAATAGAATCTAAAGAAAAGCAAAACGCTTTAAGTGAAAATATTAAAAAACTAGCATTAGTAAATGCCACAAAAGATATTGCTAACGAAGTAGAAAAATTATTAAATATTTAA
- the murC gene encoding UDP-N-acetylmuramate--L-alanine ligase, whose translation MNLNSIDNVYFIGIGGIGMSALARYFKANNKHVAGYDKTPSDVTRALETIGIAVHFKDSIANIPEPFLNYDTTLVVYTPAVPTDNMELVYFKNNKSFSVLKRSEVLGLVTENTFCLAVAGTHGKTTTSSILAHLLYECNVGVTGFLGGISENYNSNYISKGTEVSVVEADEFDRSFLTLSPDIACITSMDADHLDIYGEAEVLQESFVAFSNKIKDNGILFVKNGLPIDGITYGIEDDSDYTAQHIRIEDGGYVFNMKTPTTILENFKFNLPGRHNLSNALIALAMAVEYGCPHPQLANALALYKGVKRRFTYQIKTENLVFIDDYAHHPEEINAVYEALKEMYPGKKVLAVFQPHLFTRTRDFADDFAKRLSQFDEVLLLDIYPAREVPIDGVTSEWLMSKIELENKKLVLKSDLISKIKASKADVIVTMGAGDIGIEVERIKTALHGK comes from the coding sequence ATGAATTTAAACAGCATAGATAACGTTTATTTTATTGGTATTGGCGGAATAGGTATGAGCGCTTTGGCTCGCTATTTTAAAGCTAATAACAAGCATGTTGCTGGGTACGATAAAACACCTAGTGATGTCACTCGTGCATTAGAGACTATAGGTATTGCTGTTCATTTTAAAGATTCAATTGCAAATATTCCAGAACCATTTTTAAATTACGATACCACTTTAGTGGTGTATACACCAGCTGTACCAACAGATAATATGGAGTTGGTATACTTTAAAAATAATAAGAGTTTTAGTGTTCTTAAGCGTTCAGAAGTATTGGGATTAGTTACAGAAAATACATTTTGTTTGGCTGTTGCTGGTACGCATGGAAAAACTACAACTTCAAGCATATTAGCGCATTTATTGTATGAGTGTAATGTTGGAGTAACTGGTTTTTTAGGAGGTATAAGCGAAAATTATAACTCAAATTATATTTCTAAGGGCACAGAAGTTTCTGTAGTTGAGGCGGATGAATTTGATCGTTCGTTTTTAACGTTGTCGCCAGATATTGCTTGTATAACCTCTATGGATGCAGATCATTTAGATATCTATGGCGAAGCAGAAGTGTTACAAGAATCGTTTGTTGCATTTTCTAATAAGATTAAGGATAATGGCATACTGTTTGTGAAAAATGGCTTGCCTATAGATGGAATAACTTACGGTATTGAAGATGATTCTGATTATACCGCACAACATATAAGAATTGAAGATGGAGGTTATGTGTTTAATATGAAAACACCAACAACCATTTTAGAAAATTTTAAATTTAACCTACCTGGTAGACATAATTTGTCGAATGCATTAATAGCCTTGGCGATGGCTGTCGAGTATGGTTGCCCTCACCCACAGCTCGCCAATGCTTTAGCATTATACAAAGGGGTTAAAAGACGTTTTACATACCAAATAAAAACAGAAAATTTGGTGTTTATAGACGATTATGCACATCATCCAGAAGAGATTAATGCCGTTTATGAAGCGCTTAAAGAGATGTATCCGGGGAAAAAAGTGTTAGCTGTATTTCAGCCACATTTATTCACGAGAACACGTGATTTTGCAGATGATTTTGCCAAACGATTATCTCAATTTGATGAAGTATTGTTATTGGATATTTATCCAGCTCGAGAAGTTCCGATTGATGGAGTTACATCTGAGTGGTTAATGAGTAAAATAGAACTTGAAAATAAGAAACTGGTTTTAAAATCAGATCTTATTTCTAAAATAAAGGCGAGCAAAGCAGATGTAATTGTTACAATGGGAGCCGGAGATATAGGTATAGAGGTTGAACGCATAAAAACAGCACTACATGGCAAATAA
- a CDS encoding cell division protein FtsQ/DivIB, with protein sequence MANKIDWGYVKLFLLSGLLVFLFAFASVRNGHRKVSEPIIRFQGDNNLYITHENVSNLLIQNEKEVLNLNKEILDLNTLELALNSNPLIKSAEVYVDINGLLTADIEQKEPIARVLDNTSYYIDDEGKYMPLSSNYTARVPFVVGHIDENNLSNIFKIAQKVYNDIFLKTHVVEIHQKENLNVSLKLRQHQFDVYLGDLNQLDKKINNLKVFYKKALKEETLDDYKIINLQFDNQVVCTKN encoded by the coding sequence ATGGCAAATAAAATAGATTGGGGTTATGTAAAATTGTTCCTGTTATCGGGTTTACTTGTATTTCTATTTGCATTCGCTTCTGTGCGAAATGGACATAGAAAAGTGTCTGAACCCATAATTCGTTTTCAAGGAGACAATAATCTATATATTACTCATGAAAATGTTAGTAACTTGTTAATACAAAACGAGAAAGAGGTGTTAAATTTGAATAAAGAAATTTTAGATTTGAATACTTTAGAATTAGCCCTGAATTCTAACCCTCTAATCAAATCGGCAGAAGTCTATGTAGATATAAATGGTTTGTTAACTGCTGATATAGAACAGAAAGAACCTATTGCTCGTGTATTGGACAATACATCTTACTATATTGATGACGAAGGTAAATATATGCCATTATCGTCAAATTATACGGCAAGAGTACCGTTCGTAGTAGGACATATTGATGAAAATAATTTGAGTAATATTTTTAAAATTGCTCAGAAAGTTTATAATGATATTTTTTTAAAGACTCATGTTGTAGAAATTCACCAAAAAGAAAATCTAAACGTGTCTTTAAAGTTAAGGCAACACCAGTTTGACGTGTATTTAGGAGATTTAAATCAGTTAGATAAAAAAATAAATAATCTGAAAGTATTTTATAAAAAAGCTTTAAAAGAGGAAACTCTTGATGATTATAAGATTATTAATTTGCAATTCGATAACCAAGTGGTGTGCACCAAAAACTAA
- the ftsA gene encoding cell division protein FtsA has product MEHNIAVGLDIGTTKIVAMIGRKNDYGKLEILGIGRSKSLGVHRGVVSNITQTIQSIQQAVQEAEASAGNKIEGVTVGIAGQHIRSLQHSDYITRPNSETVIDETDIDKLINQVHKLVMLPGEEIIHVLPQEYKIDGQAEIKEPIGMHGGRLEANFHVVVGQVSSIRNIGRCIKSADLDLERLTLEPLASANAVLSQEEKEAGVALIDIGGGTTDLAVFKDGIIRHTAVIPFGGNVITEDIKEGCSIIEKQAELLKIKFGSAWPGENKDNEIVSIPGLRGREPKEITLKNLSKIIHARVVEIVEQVFLEIKNYGHEEQKKKLIAGIVLTGGGAQLKHLKQLVEYITGMDTRIGYPNEHLAGDSNEDITSPLYATSVGLVLDGLKHQERKQREARIQKIEEVEIKQPETISEEVLEEKEELKEKAQPERKERRNFLDKFTDKIKDFLDNAE; this is encoded by the coding sequence ATGGAACATAATATAGCAGTTGGATTAGATATTGGGACCACAAAGATTGTGGCCATGATTGGTCGTAAAAACGATTACGGAAAATTAGAAATTTTAGGAATAGGGCGCTCTAAAAGTTTAGGTGTGCACCGCGGAGTCGTGAGTAATATTACACAAACTATACAGTCTATCCAGCAGGCTGTTCAAGAAGCAGAAGCTTCTGCAGGTAATAAAATAGAAGGTGTTACAGTAGGTATTGCAGGACAACACATTCGTAGTTTACAACACAGTGACTACATTACAAGGCCAAATTCTGAAACCGTAATCGATGAAACCGATATTGATAAATTAATTAATCAAGTACATAAATTGGTTATGTTACCTGGAGAAGAAATTATTCATGTTTTACCACAAGAATATAAAATTGACGGGCAGGCAGAAATCAAAGAACCTATAGGTATGCATGGTGGGCGTTTAGAAGCTAATTTTCATGTTGTAGTTGGGCAAGTCTCGTCAATTAGAAATATTGGACGCTGTATTAAAAGTGCAGATTTAGATTTAGAGCGTCTAACATTAGAGCCTTTGGCTTCTGCAAATGCAGTGTTAAGTCAGGAAGAAAAAGAGGCCGGTGTTGCACTTATTGATATAGGAGGCGGTACAACCGATTTAGCAGTTTTTAAAGATGGTATTATTCGTCATACAGCAGTAATTCCTTTTGGCGGAAATGTTATAACAGAAGATATTAAAGAGGGCTGTTCTATTATTGAAAAGCAAGCCGAATTATTAAAAATAAAATTTGGATCTGCATGGCCTGGCGAAAATAAAGATAACGAAATTGTGTCTATCCCTGGATTACGAGGAAGAGAACCTAAAGAGATTACACTAAAAAATTTATCTAAAATCATTCATGCACGTGTTGTCGAAATCGTAGAACAAGTTTTTTTAGAAATAAAAAACTATGGTCACGAAGAACAAAAAAAGAAATTAATTGCAGGAATTGTTTTAACAGGAGGAGGAGCGCAATTAAAACATTTAAAACAGTTAGTAGAATATATTACAGGAATGGATACCAGAATAGGTTATCCTAACGAGCATTTAGCTGGCGATAGTAATGAAGATATTACAAGCCCTTTATATGCTACAAGTGTTGGACTAGTATTAGATGGATTAAAACATCAAGAACGTAAACAACGCGAAGCGAGAATTCAAAAAATTGAAGAAGTAGAAATTAAACAACCAGAAACGATATCTGAAGAGGTTCTAGAAGAAAAGGAAGAGCTAAAAGAAAAAGCGCAACCAGAAAGAAAGGAACGCAGGAATTTTTTGGACAAGTTTACAGACAAGATCAAAGATTTTTTGGACAACGCAGAATAA
- the ftsZ gene encoding cell division protein FtsZ, with product MSSNKEFASISFDLPKNQSNVIKVIGVGGGGSNAINHMFQQGIKGVDFVICNTDAQALQNSGVPNKIQLGLDLTEGLGAGANPEIGEQSAVESYDDLKRMLDTNTKMIFITAGMGGGTGTGAAPIIAKMAKDLDVLTVGIVTMPFQFEGKMRNEQAQKGIEKLRGVVDSLIVINNNKLREVYGNLGFKAGFSKADEVLATAARGIAEVITHHYTQNIDLRDAKTVLSNSGSAIMGSSISSGQNRAKDAIMKALDSPLLNDNKIQGAKNVLLLIVSGAQEITIDEIGEINDHIQNEAGHGANIIMGVGEDESLDESIAVTIIATGFNLDQQNEISNTEAKKVVHSLEEEQNLDKQESSKVDREPAIITPNIELKVEKKPEVVRHTLDLNDLEDFDAPVKKETPKPTNTSDLVPTTEAIKNIEVALDDFTNLDIDANEFVFTEVKAQTTPSVPVEEDDKQITLTFDMPLQANKSQSSEKPEVIKHALEDTDEVKNAPVNEYVELINVTESGKQGEVRYALDDYEEEDKPVAHKHISKPVQDETLNSFNQDVSFVKKDVPKEPVKSVPPTPSEPIDPMNTPISEMLKERAAERRRKMKDFNYKFNTSKIEEIEKVPAYKRQGVNLDETQHSSENNMSGTSLSVDDNNDIQLRSNNSFLHDNVD from the coding sequence ATGAGCAGCAACAAAGAATTCGCAAGTATCTCATTTGACTTACCTAAAAACCAATCAAATGTCATTAAGGTTATTGGTGTTGGTGGTGGTGGTAGCAACGCTATAAACCACATGTTCCAACAAGGCATTAAAGGCGTAGATTTTGTAATCTGTAATACAGATGCACAAGCGCTTCAAAACAGTGGAGTTCCTAATAAAATACAGTTAGGATTAGACCTAACCGAAGGATTAGGAGCAGGAGCTAACCCAGAAATAGGAGAGCAATCTGCTGTAGAAAGTTACGACGACTTAAAACGTATGTTGGATACCAATACAAAAATGATCTTTATAACAGCCGGAATGGGTGGTGGTACAGGTACTGGAGCTGCACCAATCATTGCTAAAATGGCAAAAGATTTAGATGTCTTAACTGTGGGTATTGTTACTATGCCTTTTCAATTTGAAGGTAAAATGCGTAACGAACAAGCTCAAAAAGGAATTGAAAAGTTACGTGGGGTAGTCGATTCATTAATTGTAATAAATAACAACAAACTTCGTGAAGTTTATGGTAACCTAGGTTTTAAAGCTGGGTTTTCTAAAGCAGACGAGGTCTTAGCCACAGCTGCTCGTGGTATTGCTGAAGTTATTACACATCACTACACGCAAAACATCGATTTACGTGACGCAAAAACAGTGTTAAGTAATAGTGGTTCGGCAATTATGGGATCTTCTATTTCATCTGGTCAAAACAGAGCGAAAGATGCTATTATGAAAGCATTAGACTCTCCATTATTAAACGATAATAAAATTCAAGGCGCTAAAAATGTACTGTTGCTAATTGTTTCTGGTGCTCAGGAGATTACTATTGACGAGATTGGAGAAATTAACGATCATATTCAGAATGAAGCTGGCCATGGTGCGAATATTATTATGGGGGTTGGTGAAGACGAATCATTAGATGAGTCTATTGCAGTAACAATTATTGCTACGGGTTTTAATTTAGATCAGCAAAACGAAATATCTAATACCGAAGCTAAAAAAGTTGTACACTCTTTAGAAGAAGAACAAAATTTAGATAAACAAGAGTCTTCTAAAGTAGATCGTGAGCCTGCAATTATTACGCCTAATATCGAATTAAAAGTAGAGAAAAAACCAGAGGTAGTAAGACATACTTTAGATTTAAACGATTTAGAAGATTTTGATGCGCCAGTTAAAAAGGAGACACCAAAACCAACTAATACATCAGATCTTGTTCCAACAACAGAAGCAATAAAAAATATTGAAGTTGCATTAGACGATTTTACAAATTTAGATATTGATGCTAACGAATTTGTGTTTACAGAAGTTAAAGCACAAACTACACCATCTGTACCTGTAGAAGAGGATGACAAGCAAATTACATTAACTTTTGATATGCCTCTACAGGCTAACAAGAGTCAGTCTTCAGAAAAACCAGAAGTTATTAAACATGCTCTAGAAGATACAGATGAAGTTAAAAACGCTCCTGTAAATGAATATGTAGAGTTAATTAATGTAACAGAATCTGGTAAGCAAGGCGAGGTAAGATATGCATTAGATGATTATGAGGAAGAAGATAAACCAGTTGCGCATAAACACATTTCAAAACCTGTTCAAGATGAAACATTAAACAGTTTTAATCAAGATGTAAGTTTTGTTAAAAAAGACGTACCAAAAGAACCAGTTAAATCTGTGCCGCCAACACCTTCAGAGCCTATCGACCCAATGAATACACCTATTTCTGAAATGCTTAAAGAAAGAGCTGCAGAACGTCGAAGAAAAATGAAGGATTTCAATTATAAATTCAATACCTCTAAAATTGAAGAGATAGAGAAAGTGCCAGCTTATAAGCGTCAAGGTGTGAATTTAGATGAAACTCAGCATTCATCAGAAAATAATATGTCTGGAACGAGCTTAAGTGTAGACGATAATAACGATATTCAGTTAAGAAGCAATAATTCATTTTTACATGATAATGTAGATTAA
- a CDS encoding GatB/YqeY domain-containing protein: protein MGLQQDIMTAMKAAMKAKDQTALAALRAVKSELLLAQTETGSKEEITEEQEIKILSKLVKQRKDSAAIFTAQDRLDLAEPELAQAEVISQFLPEQLDEAAIEKVVDNAIAKVGAEGMKDMGKVMGIVNQELAGKADGKTISTIVKAKLA from the coding sequence ATGGGTTTACAACAAGATATCATGACAGCTATGAAAGCTGCTATGAAAGCAAAAGACCAAACAGCTTTAGCAGCTTTAAGAGCGGTGAAATCTGAATTGCTATTAGCGCAAACAGAGACTGGCTCTAAAGAAGAAATTACAGAAGAACAAGAAATCAAAATCTTGTCTAAATTAGTGAAGCAACGTAAAGATAGTGCTGCTATTTTTACAGCGCAAGACCGTTTAGATTTAGCAGAGCCTGAATTGGCTCAAGCAGAAGTTATCAGCCAGTTTTTACCAGAACAATTAGACGAAGCCGCTATTGAAAAAGTTGTGGATAATGCTATTGCAAAAGTAGGTGCAGAAGGAATGAAAGATATGGGAAAAGTAATGGGTATTGTTAACCAAGAATTAGCTGGTAAGGCAGACGGAAAAACCATATCTACTATCGTTAAAGCTAAATTAGCTTAA